One window of the Alphaproteobacteria bacterium genome contains the following:
- the rpoB gene encoding DNA-directed RNA polymerase subunit beta, which produces MPNLIEVQRQSYEAFLQMGTPATGRTVTGLQEVFKSVFPIKDFAERAVLDFVSYELEEPKYDVEECQQRGMTFAAPLRVTLRLSVFDVDETTGLRSIRDIKEQDVYMGDMPLMTNNGTFVINGTERVIVSQMHRSPGVFFDHDNGKTHASGKFLFAARVIPYRGSWLDFEFDAKDILYVRIDRRRKLPVTTLMYALDDEATEKMRAKRDAQEKPLAPGEAIGMSKEEILSSIYETKTYDRTKTGWKTRYIPENWRGVKLTHDLVNAKGGEVVVEAGAKITARKAKQLEEEGLREILIQSEQLMGQYLAQDVIDAKTGLVLHEAGDEITKDMLENFAELNTKEIPVLAIDHVNVGPYLRSTMMVDRNSTREEALIDIYRVMRPGEPPTLESAEALFRGLFFDLERYDLSPVGRVKINGRLNVQAADTVRVLRKADIIQIIKILHDLKDGRGEVDDIDHLGNRRVRSVGELMENQYRVGLLRMERAIKERMGSVEIDTVMPSDLVNAKPAAAAVREFFGSSQLSQFMDQTNPLSEITHKRRLSALGPGGLTRERAGFEVRDVHPTHYGRICPIETPEGPNIGLINSLATYAQVNPYGFIETPYRRVSKSKVMDEVVYMSAMEEGQHVVAQANAALDASGKLTAELVSCRKGGEYMMLPPDQIEFIDVSPKQLVSVAAALIPFLENDDANRALMGSNMQRQAVPLLQSDAPLVGTGMEGTVARDSGVTVVAKRAGIVDQVDATRVVVRVNDDKAAKNGGLGVDIYNLLKFQRSNQNTCITQRPLVRVGDVVKAGDIIADGPSTQLGELALGRNVLVAFMPWNGYNFEDSILISERIVRDDVFTSIHIEEFEVMARDTKLGQEEITRDIPNVGEEALKNLDEAGIVYIGAEVNPGDILVGKVTPKGESPMTPEEKLLRAIFGEKSADVRDSSLKVPPGVSGTIVEVRVFNRRGVDKDQRAVAIEREEITRLAKDRDDERAILERGFFDQLKNLLIGQKAVSGPKNFPAGKEITEALLADYTHGQWRQIALKDDGVMEQIEAVSKSFDAAIDALKKRFEDKVSKLQRGDELSPGVMKMVKVFIAVKRKLQPGDKMAGRHGNKGVISKINPIEDMPCLEDGTPVDVVLNPLGVPSRMNVGQILETHLGWASAGIGKQIGEMLDAYYYKRGDLKAVRERLREVYGEDIYNRDIKRMDDDQLMLLANNLRKGVPFATPVFDGAREDDIVGMLKQAGLDSSGQVTLIDGRTGEPFDRKVTVGFIYILKLHHLVDDKIHARSIGPYSLVTQQPLGGKAHFGGQRFGEMEVWALEAYGAAYTLQEILTVKSDDVSGRTKVYESIIRGEDNFEAGIPESFNVLVKEMRSLGLNVELTRQDLGAEGQALEGAPAANDDTPGKPALLIGKE; this is translated from the coding sequence ATGCCAAACCTCATCGAAGTGCAACGCCAATCTTACGAAGCATTCTTGCAGATGGGCACACCTGCAACTGGCCGCACGGTGACTGGTCTTCAGGAAGTTTTCAAATCCGTTTTCCCGATTAAAGATTTTGCTGAGCGCGCTGTTCTTGATTTCGTTTCTTATGAACTCGAAGAACCAAAATACGACGTTGAAGAATGCCAGCAACGCGGCATGACCTTTGCCGCGCCATTGCGTGTAACCCTTCGTTTATCCGTATTTGACGTGGATGAAACCACGGGCCTTCGCTCCATCCGCGACATCAAAGAACAAGATGTGTATATGGGCGATATGCCATTGATGACGAATAACGGTACGTTTGTTATCAACGGAACCGAACGCGTGATCGTATCCCAGATGCATCGCTCACCTGGCGTGTTCTTTGACCATGACAATGGCAAGACCCATGCTTCGGGTAAATTCCTGTTTGCTGCGCGCGTTATTCCTTACCGCGGTTCATGGCTCGACTTTGAATTCGATGCGAAGGATATTTTGTATGTTCGTATCGACCGTCGCCGTAAACTTCCAGTGACCACATTGATGTATGCGCTGGACGATGAAGCGACCGAAAAGATGCGCGCAAAACGCGATGCGCAGGAAAAGCCACTCGCTCCCGGTGAAGCGATTGGGATGAGCAAGGAAGAAATCCTCTCCTCCATCTACGAAACCAAAACTTACGACCGCACCAAGACCGGTTGGAAGACCCGCTACATCCCAGAAAACTGGCGCGGCGTGAAGCTGACCCATGACCTTGTCAACGCCAAGGGCGGTGAAGTGGTAGTGGAAGCCGGCGCGAAGATTACCGCCCGCAAGGCAAAGCAGTTGGAAGAAGAAGGTCTGCGTGAAATCCTCATTCAATCCGAACAACTCATGGGCCAATACCTTGCCCAAGACGTGATTGATGCCAAGACCGGCCTTGTATTGCACGAAGCTGGCGATGAAATCACCAAGGACATGCTGGAAAACTTTGCTGAATTGAACACGAAGGAAATTCCTGTTCTGGCAATCGACCATGTGAATGTGGGCCCATATTTGCGCTCCACCATGATGGTTGACCGCAACTCCACCCGCGAAGAAGCGCTGATCGATATCTACCGCGTGATGCGCCCCGGTGAACCGCCAACTCTTGAATCGGCTGAAGCCTTATTCCGCGGATTATTCTTTGATTTGGAACGCTATGACCTTTCACCCGTTGGCCGCGTTAAAATCAATGGCCGTTTGAATGTTCAGGCTGCTGACACCGTACGCGTGTTGCGCAAGGCCGACATCATTCAGATCATCAAGATTTTGCACGACCTGAAAGATGGCCGCGGCGAAGTGGATGATATCGATCACTTGGGTAACCGCCGTGTTCGCTCGGTCGGTGAATTGATGGAAAACCAATACCGTGTTGGGTTGTTGCGCATGGAACGTGCGATCAAGGAACGCATGGGTTCGGTTGAAATCGATACCGTGATGCCATCTGACCTTGTGAACGCAAAACCAGCAGCGGCAGCTGTTCGTGAATTCTTTGGTTCATCACAGCTTTCACAGTTTATGGATCAAACCAACCCATTGTCGGAAATCACCCATAAGCGCCGTCTATCGGCCCTTGGCCCAGGTGGTTTGACGCGTGAACGCGCTGGCTTTGAAGTGCGCGACGTCCATCCAACCCATTATGGTCGCATCTGCCCGATTGAAACACCGGAAGGTCCGAATATTGGTTTGATCAACTCGCTTGCAACCTACGCACAGGTAAACCCATACGGCTTTATTGAAACGCCATATCGCCGCGTTTCCAAGAGCAAGGTGATGGATGAAGTTGTGTATATGAGCGCGATGGAAGAAGGCCAGCATGTGGTGGCGCAAGCCAACGCTGCGCTGGACGCATCGGGCAAATTGACTGCAGAACTCGTCTCCTGCCGTAAGGGCGGTGAGTACATGATGCTGCCACCAGACCAAATCGAATTCATCGACGTATCGCCCAAGCAGCTGGTTTCGGTTGCTGCTGCGCTTATTCCGTTCCTTGAAAACGATGACGCGAACCGCGCGCTCATGGGCTCCAACATGCAACGCCAAGCCGTACCTTTATTACAAAGTGATGCGCCGCTTGTTGGTACAGGTATGGAAGGCACCGTAGCACGCGATAGCGGCGTGACCGTAGTTGCAAAACGTGCCGGTATTGTTGACCAAGTGGATGCCACCCGCGTGGTTGTCCGCGTCAATGATGATAAGGCCGCAAAGAACGGTGGTCTTGGCGTTGATATTTACAACCTCCTGAAGTTCCAGCGTTCCAACCAAAACACCTGTATTACGCAGCGCCCATTGGTGCGCGTAGGCGATGTGGTAAAGGCCGGCGATATCATCGCTGACGGCCCATCCACGCAGCTGGGTGAATTGGCGCTTGGCCGCAACGTGCTCGTCGCGTTCATGCCATGGAACGGATACAACTTCGAAGATAGTATCTTGATCTCCGAACGCATCGTGCGCGATGACGTGTTCACCTCCATCCACATCGAAGAATTCGAAGTGATGGCGCGTGATACCAAACTGGGTCAGGAAGAAATTACCCGCGATATTCCAAACGTGGGCGAAGAAGCACTGAAGAACCTCGATGAAGCAGGTATTGTTTACATCGGCGCAGAAGTGAACCCCGGCGATATCCTCGTTGGTAAGGTCACACCAAAGGGTGAAAGCCCAATGACGCCAGAAGAAAAATTGCTGCGCGCCATTTTCGGTGAAAAATCTGCCGACGTTCGCGATAGCAGCTTGAAAGTGCCGCCCGGCGTTTCCGGTACCATCGTTGAGGTGCGCGTGTTTAACCGCCGCGGCGTTGATAAGGATCAACGCGCCGTTGCGATTGAACGCGAAGAAATCACCCGTCTTGCAAAAGACCGTGATGATGAACGCGCCATTCTGGAACGCGGCTTCTTTGACCAGTTGAAGAACTTGCTCATCGGCCAAAAGGCCGTATCGGGTCCTAAGAACTTCCCGGCTGGCAAAGAAATCACCGAAGCATTGCTCGCGGACTACACCCATGGCCAATGGCGCCAAATTGCGCTTAAAGATGACGGCGTGATGGAGCAAATTGAAGCCGTTTCAAAGAGCTTTGATGCAGCAATTGATGCATTAAAGAAGCGTTTTGAAGACAAGGTTTCAAAGCTGCAACGCGGCGATGAATTGTCCCCCGGCGTGATGAAGATGGTGAAGGTATTTATTGCCGTGAAGCGCAAGCTGCAACCCGGCGATAAGATGGCCGGTCGTCACGGTAACAAAGGTGTTATCTCCAAGATCAACCCGATTGAAGACATGCCATGCCTTGAAGACGGTACACCGGTTGACGTTGTGCTTAATCCGCTCGGCGTGCCTTCACGTATGAATGTGGGCCAAATTCTGGAAACCCATTTGGGTTGGGCTTCTGCCGGTATTGGTAAGCAAATCGGCGAAATGCTCGATGCGTATTATTACAAGCGCGGTGATTTGAAAGCGGTGCGTGAGCGTCTTCGCGAAGTCTATGGCGAAGATATTTATAACCGTGACATCAAACGCATGGATGACGATCAGCTGATGTTGCTGGCGAATAACCTGCGTAAGGGTGTTCCGTTTGCAACGCCAGTGTTTGATGGCGCACGCGAAGACGATATCGTCGGCATGTTGAAACAAGCCGGCCTTGATAGCTCCGGCCAAGTTACACTAATCGATGGCCGCACGGGCGAACCGTTTGACCGCAAGGTGACCGTTGGTTTCATTTATATTCTGAAGCTGCATCACTTGGTTGATGACAAGATCCACGCACGTTCGATCGGGCCTTACTCGCTTGTTACGCAGCAACCGCTGGGCGGTAAAGCGCACTTTGGTGGTCAGCGCTTTGGTGAAATGGAAGTGTGGGCACTTGAAGCTTACGGCGCTGCATACACCTTGCAGGAAATTCTCACCGTTAAGTCGGATGACGTTTCCGGTCGTACCAAGGTTTATGAAAGCATCATCCGCGGCGAAGACAATTTCGAGGCAGGTATCCCTGAATCCTTCAACGTCTTGGTTAAGGAAATGCGTTCACTTGGTCTTAATGTCGAGCTTACCCGCCAGGATTTGGGCGCGGAAGGCCAAGCATTGGAAGGCGCACCAGCAGCCAATGACGACACACCGGGTAAACCAGCTTTGTTGATTGGTAAGGAATAA
- a CDS encoding NrtA/SsuA/CpmA family ABC transporter substrate-binding protein, with product MNNLEKIVIIAGASLVIGLSAAVFWPKPEVVVVDLRTVRIGRVGQSVSYAPFYVAKHNKKFEEAFGEYGYKVEYSTFTTPEEVNMAFLNDQVDVVFQSDIVPVIMAKAQKIPVFIAQVTSTYQEQLMIPTDSTIKTVEEMRNRKVIVQKNTTNHYNLRKMLGVVGVTPNDYDITEMPLREAIAAMKEGSVDGWAVNSPYAELGELNRYMRLLPKSEAKAYSIMVVRDAFKAQKSKAFVDLVNVLDEAKAWIPFNEITAITITAQELNMPVEVVRKAFWRHNWGAKLDESAVNIMQPFADFLREQKVIDDAVDIRGTLIKTNLE from the coding sequence ATGAACAACCTCGAGAAAATAGTCATCATTGCTGGCGCTTCGCTCGTTATCGGGCTCAGCGCCGCCGTGTTCTGGCCAAAACCAGAAGTAGTGGTCGTGGATTTGCGCACCGTGCGCATTGGGCGCGTCGGCCAATCGGTCAGCTACGCACCTTTTTATGTCGCCAAGCATAACAAGAAATTCGAAGAAGCATTTGGCGAGTATGGCTACAAGGTCGAATATTCAACCTTCACCACACCTGAAGAAGTCAACATGGCGTTTTTAAATGATCAGGTTGATGTGGTATTTCAAAGCGACATCGTGCCGGTCATCATGGCGAAAGCGCAAAAAATTCCGGTGTTCATCGCGCAGGTCACATCCACCTATCAAGAACAATTGATGATACCCACAGACAGCACTATCAAAACGGTTGAGGAAATGCGCAACCGCAAGGTGATTGTGCAAAAAAATACCACCAATCACTACAACTTGCGCAAAATGCTGGGCGTGGTTGGCGTTACACCAAATGATTACGACATCACTGAAATGCCGCTGCGGGAAGCAATTGCCGCAATGAAAGAAGGCAGCGTGGATGGCTGGGCGGTAAACTCCCCTTATGCGGAATTGGGCGAATTAAATCGCTATATGCGTCTGCTTCCGAAAAGCGAGGCCAAGGCTTACAGCATCATGGTGGTGCGCGATGCGTTCAAAGCGCAAAAATCCAAAGCCTTTGTCGATTTGGTCAACGTGCTGGATGAAGCAAAAGCATGGATACCCTTTAACGAGATTACCGCGATTACGATTACAGCACAGGAATTAAACATGCCGGTCGAAGTTGTGCGCAAGGCCTTCTGGCGCCACAACTGGGGCGCAAAACTTGATGAATCGGCGGTCAACATCATGCAGCCCTTTGCCGATTTCCTTCGCGAG